The genomic stretch ATCTTATGGTTCTGAATGTGAATCAGATGGTAAGCAAGTTGTGGTAAGCAAGTTTTTGCATGGTAGAGTTGGGAGAGATGATGATGATTATGAAGATGGTGAAGTTCGGGACCCCTTGGAGAATTCAAAAATAGAGGAGCTTACTGCAGATGGAAGTGCAGATAGTGCTAAGCATGGTGATTGTGATAATAAACATTGTCCTTCTGGATTTCCAGGTGGTGATACTTACACCGACCAATCCTGTCTTGTGCATAAAGAAAACGACTTGAAAATTCATGACAATACAGCTGTTGATTGCATCAAGGAGAGTGTTGGCACAGTTTCTAACAAGAATTGTGAACAGCTTATGGCTAAAGATGGTCATTCAGATAAACTTCCATTGGATGGAATGGCTACAACTGATGCAGAAGAGGAGCCATGTAGTTCCTCCCAAAGGAAATTACTTGAGCCAACAGGTAAGAAATCTTCCCAAGAGAGTATTGAAAAAGATATGTCCTGTGATGGAACAACTAGTTCAGGCATTAGGACAGTACCAGCAGCAGGTGAGCCCAAAGGTCAAATTGCTAAAGCAGTTAACACGGATGAGAAGCCTGATTCATCTCTTTCAAAGGTAGAAGATTCTTTAAATGGTAATAGTGCTGCTAAAAATTCAACGAGTGGAGGTAACAAGAGCCGCATTATCAATTTACCTCGTGCTTCTGCAATATCTCCTTCTAAAACAAGGTCAATTCCGGATAGATTACTGTCatcaagaaatggaagaggAAGGTACTCAGATCTTGATGGGGAGAAATTTATTCCACGAGGAAAGAGGTGATTATTCTCTGCCATTGCTAATTAATCATTCTTTTTATACTTTTTTATGGTTCTGGaattattttgtgatttatctGTCTTGTATTTTGCAGAGATGAAATTGACGCTGATAATCCCCATAGATTCCTTAGagaaaggattcaagatcagtCTTTTAGAAACTCCAGATCGAATTATACAAGGGGAAGAGGGAAGTTTTCTGGTCGCTTAGATACTTCACGAGGCGAGTGGGGTTCTAACCGTGACTTCGCTTTTGGAAGTTACAATGATGACTATCGGTTTACCAGGAACAAACATGCTGCTGCCATTGCTGATACTGAGCTTGAATGTAATGACTTTGTTATTCCACCCGATGGTGCTTCTTTGAGTATCGGTAGAGGAAGGAAATCTTTGAATGACGATTTGCCTTCATTTCGACGTCCATCCTCAAGGAGGTTGTCTCCTGGAGGTAGAGATGGTCCTGGCAGCAGGGAAATCCAAATGGTTCACAGAATTCCAAGAAATATTAGCCCTGGTAGACTTAATGATGATAATGGGGTTGACTTGGTTGGACTTCGTCAAGATGGAAAATATGCGAGGGATTTACCAGATGGTATTATAGAACCTGCATATACTCGTCCGAACTCAATGTATGAAGGTGGGAATACTCAATTTGTCCGAGGGAACAGGAACTTCTCTACATTCCAGAGGAGGGGATTTCCTCAAGTTCGGTCAAAATCTCCAGTTGGATCACGAACACGCTCCCCTGGTCCATGGACTTCCCCTAGAAGGAGATCTCCTGCTGGATTTGGTGGACTTCAACAATTGGCTCAGCATAGATCACCAGCTATGTATAGGGTGGAAAGGATGAGATCTCCGGATCGTTCTTGTTTTCCTGAAGATATGGTTGCTAGAAGGCGTGGATCTCCCTCCTTCTTGGCTCGGCCTTCTGATGACGTTAGGGATGTAGACTCTGCAAGGGAGCATGGTCATCCAAGGCCTATAAACTCCAGTAGGAGGAGCCCATCTGATCGGGTTTTCAGCAGAAGCACTAGGAGAGTTGATGTTTTGGAACCTCGAATTAGGACAAGTGGTGATGAGTATTTTGGGAGGCCAGTACCTTCTGGCAGATTTCAGGAATTTCATGGTGAAGGAAGTAGTGAGGAGAGAAGAAAGTGTGGTGAAAGCCGGGGATTGATTCGTTCTTTTAGACCTCCATACATTAGTGACAGTGATAATCTTCGGTTCCAACTGGACGATGGTCCCAGGCCTTTCAGATTTTGTTCTGAAGGTGATGCAGATTTTGTTGGAAGGGGCATCAGAGAAAGGGAGTTTGATGGGCGGATGAAGGGTCGACCTGTTGCTGCTCCTAGACGAATTCGAACTATCGAGGATCAAGAAGGAAATTACAGGGACAGTGGGCAGGTATGGCATGATGATGGGTTCAATGAAGGGTCCGGATATAAAAGGAGGAGATTTTGACACAGTTCTTCAATGTACTGGAAACAGGCATCTTCATGGCTGAATTCCTGCTACTTAGGGCAGGCATGAAAACCATGGTGCGTAATGGACTTTGGGGATTCGCAAGAATGCTTGACATGAAAATTTGATTGCATGAACTCCTATGCTTTATCACTGGGCAGGGACTTGGATTGTTTACCAGCATTACATTAGTTGAATTGCTAGATTGAGATGTTTAAAGTTCATGCTGATGAATGCGACCAGCGGAAGGCACTTTTGTCAACTATGATATATGTGTCAAGGTTATAACTAGAGCTGTGTGTTTCTCTGCAGAGATTGACATTTCATGTCCTGACATGAAATGGATACAAACGGAATCGTTGAATGCTTATCATGTTGATGGTGATGCAGGATGGTATAAGATGATATTGAATCTTTTATACTGTCTCTATAGCTATTTTAAGCATTTGTGTTCATCAAAGTCTATGGCTCATTTTTTCTGTCAAGGGGAAGAGAGCAGATGGAGAACACTAAATGCCGGATTTAGGTACTGCTATGGATGTATAGTTGCTATTTAGGTTTTACTTTGCAGGCCCTTCGACATAGAATTTCACTGTTACAGAGTGGAGTACTCTACAAGCTTGAACGATTTCGGGCAAAATGCTAGCTGGTTGCTATTAAAACCGGATACGTAAATATGTCGAACAACCATTTCCCTCAGCTTTTTATGCAAAATATCATCTAAGTTATTGGTGGATGGTAGAATTGCCTATGGTTTCAGGTCAAGGAATGTGTCAGCTGAAATTTTCAGCCCTTGTAACTAGTTTTACTGAGGCCGAAGCGTTCTCTCAGCCTTACAGAAGGTAGGTAAATTTCTGGTGCTTGGGTGGGGCGAGACAAGGCTCAAGGACTTTGGTCTTTTTGTCTTGTGATGCTTTCCGTGCGCATTTAATTTTTGATCCGGGTTCTTGCCATTTCACTTGGACTTTTCTCTCAAGGCAACACAACGTTGTGTTCATATCTTGGGATTTGCCACGGGAGACAGCTAAGGTTTGCTATGGCAACGAGCTGGATTTCCCAGCAAAAGGTGTTGACGCCTCTAAGTTGCACTAGTAACGTGTTTGAATTCTCAAATTCCATGACGGAAGGTTAGATAGAGAGTAATAAGATGGGGACTCAATGAGAGAGCATAATTTTTCTCAACTACTTTTTCTTGCATGTTGATGACTCTTAGCCCTCCACCGCCCATGTTAAAAATTAGAAATGAACACGGAGAAGAAACCTGAAAGatcttcaaatttcttcatGATCTTTGCCAAAGTTCTGAAGAT from Coffea eugenioides isolate CCC68of chromosome 8, Ceug_1.0, whole genome shotgun sequence encodes the following:
- the LOC113779616 gene encoding uncharacterized protein LOC113779616 produces the protein MPVSGKEEPRVLSRKSATDISAGIPLKKRRFLLSPPSSPPREEVVPEVNDLKKHEESTPDTTNKENFVTDSTENQESSLELKKKEASSADVKYGEESGLEQASKEDSGSELGSKQEFGSGLQDSITSRPGLKNNQISSSNPGPSSINVAIRSPEKSDASKINLLEVKKECVSAPNANLDHLDTDVSGVKLPELSPMFNLGSANRVESNTDLLLTGKLASSGVPGTPLGAALVSVKKEIHSKLVEDDVKLKLATGLGNNGKLALGPKEFFGLNVDPSLLSLSLSKEKHVTEEKSGDTSSKDDSKSECANRSNWDLNTTMDAWEGSIGDTTFQGTIGGSGKTISLNDRRLLSSNSVVNVSSVKEKQVNATREPRSSFPNSSVQLIKPSEDSLRLTLSSSFGNVDFVRERTRLSAEVAPRMDISTNRHSGLLSTEDKKSPGVSLVKLEPSDENSKNSSVGTIKRSAELSDFNAVKREPIEKHNAEAVKLLASSPQDTTGQRSIKSEPTNEVSQELCRTSDLRQQQSIPMFVHSQESFSSSSVLPTPLTPQKPSPSRIPTSSDLSTSADVSNQSERSTHTKEPHMGSDGFLQAPADMNPKTAHHRVREENMAAHKMDNNEAEDMNVDHPELKRTKEHVHDLRAHGEGSVSDEEKINISAETMEDESYGSECESDGKQVVVSKFLHGRVGRDDDDYEDGEVRDPLENSKIEELTADGSADSAKHGDCDNKHCPSGFPGGDTYTDQSCLVHKENDLKIHDNTAVDCIKESVGTVSNKNCEQLMAKDGHSDKLPLDGMATTDAEEEPCSSSQRKLLEPTGKKSSQESIEKDMSCDGTTSSGIRTVPAAGEPKGQIAKAVNTDEKPDSSLSKVEDSLNGNSAAKNSTSGGNKSRIINLPRASAISPSKTRSIPDRLLSSRNGRGRYSDLDGEKFIPRGKRDEIDADNPHRFLRERIQDQSFRNSRSNYTRGRGKFSGRLDTSRGEWGSNRDFAFGSYNDDYRFTRNKHAAAIADTELECNDFVIPPDGASLSIGRGRKSLNDDLPSFRRPSSRRLSPGGRDGPGSREIQMVHRIPRNISPGRLNDDNGVDLVGLRQDGKYARDLPDGIIEPAYTRPNSMYEGGNTQFVRGNRNFSTFQRRGFPQVRSKSPVGSRTRSPGPWTSPRRRSPAGFGGLQQLAQHRSPAMYRVERMRSPDRSCFPEDMVARRRGSPSFLARPSDDVRDVDSAREHGHPRPINSSRRSPSDRVFSRSTRRVDVLEPRIRTSGDEYFGRPVPSGRFQEFHGEGSSEERRKCGESRGLIRSFRPPYISDSDNLRFQLDDGPRPFRFCSEGDADFVGRGIREREFDGRMKGRPVAAPRRIRTIEDQEGNYRDSGQVWHDDGFNEGSGYKRRRF